The following DNA comes from Verrucomicrobiota bacterium.
CAGATCACGCCGGGCGCGGGAAAAATGTTCTGCGGAAATTGCTTCCGCGACAATGCCCTGGTAGCCGCGCTGCGCAAGATGGGACACTCCGCGCTGCTCGTCCCGCTTTATCTGCCGCTGACGCTGGACGAAGAAGACCAGAGCGCCGGGACGCCGATTTTCTTCGGCGGCGTCAACGTTTACCTGGAGCAAAAGTCGGCTCTCTTTCGCAATGCGCCGCACTGGCTGCACGGGTTGCTCGCCTCCCGGCCTTTGCTGCAATGGGCCGCGGGCAAAACGGCAAAGACCCGCCCCGAGGATTTAGGTGAACTCACGATCTCGATGCTTCGCGGCGAGGAAGGTCATCAAGCCCGGGAACTGGACGAATTGCTCGCCTGGCTCAAAACGCAACCGGCGTCCGATGTGATCTGCTTGTCGAACGCTTTGCTGGTCGGGATGGCCCGCCGGCTCAAGCGTGAACTCGGCGCGCCGGTCACGTGCCTGCTGCAAGGCGAAGACTCTTTTCTGGACGCGTTGCCTGCGCCGCACAAAAAGAATGCCTGGGCCACGCTGGCCGAGCGCGCGGCGGACGTGGACCTGTTCATTGCGCCCAGCCGTTACTTCGGTGAGTTGATGGGATCGAGGCTGGCCTTGGCCGCGGAACGCGTGCGCGTCCTGCACAATGGCATCAACCTCGACGGTTATGCGCCGGCCGCGGCGCCGCCTAACCCGCCCGTGATCGGCTACTTTGCGCGCATGTGCCGCGAAAAGGGCCTGGATACGCTGGTCGAGGCGTTCCTCCTCCTGAAGCGGCGCAATCGGGTGAAGGATTTGAAACTGCGTGTGGGTGGCGGCTGCGGGCCCTCAGACGAAAAATTCGTGGCCACACTGCGATCGCGCCTGGAAGCGGGCGGGTTTCTCAACGATGTCGAATTTCATCCGAACCTCGACCGCGCGGGCAAGCAGGCGTTTCTGAGATCGCTCTCGGTGTTTTCCGTTCCGGCGCTTTACGGGGAAGCGTTCGGGTTGTACTTGGTCGAGGCCTGGGCTTCGGGCGTTCCGGTCGTTCAGCCTGACCACGCGGCATTTCCCGAATTGATCGAAGCCACGGGCGGCGGCGTGCATTGCGCGCCGGGCTCGGCGGAAGCGCTGGCCGATTCCCTCGAGCAACTGCTCACCGACCCGGCAAAGCTCCGCGCCCTGGGCGGAGCGGGCCGTGCCGCCGTAATGAAGAGATTCAGCGTAGAGAGTCTGGCGCAAGACACAATTCGGGTTTTTCAGGAACTGCGCGCCAATCGAACGGAAGACCGCCGCGAGAGCACGGTCAATTACAGCACTCCGAGGTGACGTCCCACCGCAACGAAAGGCTTCGCCTCTGCGGGCTTCCAATTGCCAATTGCCAATCGCCAATCGCCAATCCGAAATCTAAAATCCGGACATGCCTTACGAATTCAAAGCCACGCGCCGCGTCGAGTTTTCGGACACCGACATGGCGGGCATCATGCACTACGCGAATTTTTTCCGGTTCATGGAAACCGCCGAGCACGGCTTCTATCGCGAGCTCGGATTTTCGGTGGTGCTGGGCCAGCACGACCCGCCCCTCGGTTTCCCGCGCGTTCACGCGGAGTGCGACTTCAAAAAGCCGCTGCGATTCGAGGACCTGGTTGAAATCCACCTTCTGGTCCGGGAGAAAAAGTCCAAGTCCATCACCTACTGCTTTCGCTTCCGGAATTTGAGCGTGACCCCGCCAGAGGAGGTGGCTCGGGGCTTGATCACGATTGTCTGTGTCGCGCACCGGCCGGACGGCGCCATGGCCGCCGCGCCGATTCCGCCGGAGATCGCCGGGAAAATCGAGCTCGCGCCGGCGGCGTTGCTGTTTTGAGTCTGAACCACTGGCTCATGCGGCGCCTGAAAGACCCGCTCCACATCGGGACCGCTTCACCGTGCTCGATTCGGTCGCGAGAACTCTCAACGCCAGAGCCTGGGTGCGGTGGACGGAACGTGCAAAGCACCAGATCGAAATCGCCGTCCGCTCTGGACTTCGCTTTCAAAGTGAATTGATCGAACTCGCGTTCGTTGTTGCCAGGTTCAGGGAGCGGGGCAACTGGCGAAACGTTCATCGTTCAAATCCAAACTCCCGTCACCCAGCCCGCCGAACTCCGCAAGCTTGCGGATTTGACTCGATACTGGAATCCCGACTGGACGCTGGATCGGGCTGACTTTGGCGGCGCGGGCGGCGGCATCGCGGGCATTCGCGGAATCACTTATGTGGATGGCGGCGCGCAAGGCTCCCAAGGCCGAAAGTGGGAGGAGGTCAAAGTCGATCTCAGCGTCTTCGCCGGACAACTCACGCATCTGCGGCTTTACCAGCGCGTCCTCGTGCCGAACCGCGTCGCCGGAAACGCATATTGGAAAGCGGTGAAAGTCGAATGTTAACAGGAGGAACGGAGGAAACGGAGAAGGAACGTTTTCGGCAACCCCTCAGTTAACGGTGAGGCGACACTCCTGCGGAGCTTTTCTTCGATGGCAGTGGCTCGGGAGGAGTCTTGCCCCACCTTTACCTGAGGGGATAACGTTTTCACCATGCAAACACCAGCGAAGGGCTGATTGCCACCCAAATCCTCCCCGTCGCTGTTTGCTCTGTTTCCCTCCGGTTCAAATTCTCCGGGTTGAACTGCCGAATTCCACGACCATCGTTTACCCGCGTCGTCGGGGCAGGCAGGATGCCTGCCCTACGTTACGCCCGCTTTAATCGCGGGCCTTTGGGAGTGTCCTCGATGACCCAGCCTGCCGACTTCAACTGCTCGCGAATCGCGTCGGCTTGCTTGAAATCTTTCGCCTTCCGGGCGGCCTGACGTTGTTCGAGCAACGACATGATTTCCGGCGGCGCTTCCGCTTCGGCCTTGTGGCCGACGCCGAATATGTGGTCGATTCGACGCCACGCGCCTAAAGCGGAACTTGCATGGGTGGGGGTCATCTTCCCGGCGTCGAGGGTTCGGTTTAGTTCGCGGACCCAATCGAAAATATTTCCCCAGGCCGCCGAGACGTTCAGATCGTCGTCCAGCGCGGCGGTGAATTCTTCCAGGAGTCTGGAGTCGGGTTCGGCCTGAGCGGAGCCGGCGACTTCACCCAGCTTCGTGAAACATTCGTCCAGCCGCCCCAACGCGGTCCGCGCGCCGCTGAGGTTTTCCAGCGTGAAATTGAACGGCGCGCGATAATGCGCCGTCAGCAGCAGGTAACGGATTTCGCGGCCCGTGTAGCCTTTGGCCAGCAAATCGCGCAGCGTATAGAAATTGCCCAGCGTCTTGCTCATCTTTTTGCCATCGACGAGCAAGTGTGCCGCGTGCAGCCAGCATTTCACGAAACGCTCGCCGGGCGCTTGCAGGCCCGCGCCCTCGCTTTGCGCAATCTCGTCTTCGTGATGAGGAAAGATGAGATCTTCGCCGCCGAGGTGCAGGTCGAAGCTCGTGCCGAGCAACTTCATGCTCATCGCGCTGCATTCGATGTGCCAGCCGGGCCGGCCTTCGCCCCAGGGACTCGGCCAATAAACCGCGCCGTCCTCCGGAACCCGCGCCTTCCACAACGCGAAGTCTGCCACGGATTCCTTGTCGTATTCATCCGCGCTCACGCGTTCACCGACGCGCATGGCGTCGAAATTCAGATTGAGCAATTGCCCGTAGCGATGGCCCGACGCCCGATATTTCTCGATGCTGAAATAGATCGAGCCGTCCGACGCCCGATACGCCAGCCCCTTCGCCAGCAGATTCTCGATCAGCGCGATGATTTCGCGAATGTGTTCCGTGGCGCGCGGCGTGTGATGCGGCAGCAAGCAACCGAGCGCGCGAAAATCCTCCAGAAACGCGGTCTCGTATCGCCGGGTGTAATCGGTTAGGCCGGCCCCGGACGCGGCGACGCCTTTGATGATTTTGTCCTCGACGTCGGTGATGTTCATGACGTGCCGGACCTCAAAGCCGCTGAATTCCAGGTAGCGCCGAAGCAAATCCGCGAAGACAAACGTCCGAAAATTTCCGATATGGGCGAAATTGTGGACGGTCGGGCCGCAGCAGTATACGTCCACCTTTTTTCCGCCCGGATCGCGCGGGGCGAAGTTCTCCACGGAACGGCTCAGTGTGTTAAAAAGCTTCAAGCCCATTTTTAGCGAGGCCGTAGGGTATCGGTGGACTTCGGGAAAACAATTCAATTGTGTCTCCCACCGCCGGGTGGCCAGGGCAAGATCAACCTCCTTCAAAAACGCGCGCGGTGTAGCGCAGGCTTTCGAGCCTGCGGGTTCACAAAGCTTTCCAGATCCGTTTCGCGAGTTGCGCCGCCGGGGACTGGAAAAAGTCCCCCTAAGAGCCTGTCTGAAAAATGGGTGGAACGGGCTACCAGCCCGTGTTTGGCGGCAACCTGCCGCCAAAAGGCCCGGCGAGATGGTAGCCCGCCGCGTTCTCCTGTTTCAGACACAGAAGGTTTGCCAGGGATTGCCGGTTGGCCTTTGATCTCGGCCTTATGACGACGGCAGAAGCTCTCCAATTGTTCCGGGAAACAGGCGCCTTGCTTGAAGGCCATTTTGTCCTGCGCAGCGGCCTGCACAGCCGCCAATACTTTCAATGCGCCCTGGCGTTGCAGCAGATGCCGATTGTCGAAAAGTTTGGCCGCGCGCTGGCGGACAAAACCCGTGCCCTGGGAGCCGAGACGGTCATTTCTCCCGCCATGGGCGGACTGGTCATCGGCCAGGAAGTCGCGCGGCAACTGGGCGTGCGGTTTGTCTTTGTCGAGAAGGAGGAGGGCAAACTGGCTTTGCGCCGCGGATTCAAGATCGCGCCGGCCGAAAAAATTCTCGTCGTGGAGGACGTGATCACCAAAGGCGGCCGCGTGCAGGAAACCATCGATATCGTCCGCGCGCACAAGGGCAGCGTGCTGGGCGTCGCGATGATGGTGGACCGGTCCGATGGCCCCATCAATTTAGGGGTCCCGCTCTTCAGCCTGATCAAGATGAACGTGGAAACGTTCGAGGCGGACAAGTTGCCGCCGGATCTGGCGACGATCCCGGCCTCCAAACCCGGGAGCAAATGAGTGGCTACCTCCCGAACTCCAGATAGCCGAACCGGCTGGGCTGATGGAAGCCCGGCAATTGGGTCGGCGACCAGCTCAGCAATTCGGCGGGCTGATCTTTGCCGCGATTGAACCGATAAAAATTCGCGCGCCAGACCTCGCCCGGCTTCGGCGTGCTTCGGCTCAAATCGGAAAACGGCACGGAAACTTCGACTTGCCAGAAGCGGTCCTGGTCCGAACTGTTAGCGACCGTGCCGCTCACGAACACGCCGCTCTTCATTCCGGAAGCGGTGTAATCCCAATTGCCGGTGAACTTCTTGGACACGCCGTCCGCGCCCAGTTCATTGTCGATGATCGCATCGAACACGCCGCCGAGCGGATTCCACTGCAACTCGAAGTAACGTTCCAGTCCGCCCGCCGTCACAAAGAACTCCGCCACTTCCTCCTCCCAGAATCGGCTGTCGCGTTTTGTGAAGGTCGCCTGGATATCGCGGTCGGCGCAGATCCAGGCCATGTGGAGCGCCTGGTCGTCGTACCAAAGGCGGACCTCGGTGCTCTCGCGTTCCTGGCCGCCGCCGTTGTTCGGGAGAAACGGCTTGAGCGCGGCGGCTTTCTTCCAAACCGATTCCTCCAGTTTGCCGTCGAGCTTGAGCTCGCCCTTCAATTTCGGGACCACAACTCGTTTGGGCGGCGGAAGCTTCGCCGGATCGATCGGCTCCGCGGTGCTCAGAGAGCGTGCCGAACCGAAGGCGAACACGATGAACGCACAGGCCATGGCTTGAAACGGCGCACGCATGAAAGGATGAAGGAAACGATGGAGTAGGTTCTTGGACATGGTGGCGAGAATTCCGCAACCGACATTCTCGCGCAATAGGAAACGGCGGGACTATGGGACAGTAACCAGTAACCAGTAACCAGTAATCAGTAATCAGTAATCGGTAATCAGTAGTGGTAGTAGTGACGCATGATCCATTGCGAGTTTCACTGATTACTGATTACTGACGAGTTTTTTAGCCGCATTGAGACGAATGGGACTCAATTTCCATGATTGGAACGTCCCTGTGACCGCGTTATATTGCGGCTGTTATGCGCAGCCCTTTTCCAGGCATGGACCCGTGGCTGGAGCTTTCTTGGCGTGATGTGCATGCCAGCCTCATCATCTACATTCGAGATCATCTTCAGCGTCAGCTTCCCGAACCGCTGGTGGCGCGTGCGGAAGAGAATGTCTCCCTGGACATCGAGGATGAGCCTTCGAGCCACGTGCAACCCGACGTGGAAGTGTCCGAATCCTGGACCAGCGGCGGCGGACTGGCCGCATCCGCGCCCACGGTATCGGTGGCGGAGCCGCTGCTCCTGCGCGTGCCCGAACCGGAGGTGGACCGGCGCGTGGAAATCATCGACCCCTCTTCCGGCGGTCGTGTCGTCACGGCGATTGAAGTGCTGAGTCCGTCCAACAAACTGCCCGGTCGCGGTCGGACGGCTTACCAGTCAAAGCAGCGCGCCTTTATCGCTGGAGGCGTTAACCTGGTTGAGATCGACCTGGTGCGCGAAGGCGATTGGGCATTCTCGGTGGACGAGTCATTGCTGCCCGCGCGCAAACGGACGCCGTACATGGTTTGCGTGTTTCGCGCCCATCGCCCAGGAGAGCGCGCTCTTTACCGCCTGCCGTTGCGCGAACGGCTGCCCCGGATCGCCATCCCGCTTCGTCCCAAGGACCGCGACGCCGTGTTGGATCTTCAACAAGTCGTCGATGAAGCCTACGAACGGGGGCGCTACGACCGCACCGATTACCGGCGTCCACTCGACCCGCCGCTTTCTCCAGAGGATGCCGCATGGTCTGCTGACCTCCTGCGCGCGGCGGGGCGTTTGGAGTAACAAGGACCGGATGCCACGCCGTTCCTGAGGCGCAGTCAGACTATTTGCCGATGGCCTTCTTGATGGCCTCCACCGTGGCCGTGGCCCGGAAGTCGATAATACGTTTGCCGAGGTCGATGGTTTTGTCCACGGGTTGGAGCGGGACGCCGTTGATCGAGAATTTGCCGGCCGCGATCCGTTCCTTGATTCGCACGGTGGTGGGATCGACCGAGAGCATCATCGCCTCCATCGCGAGGTCGTCGTGATGCCCTTCATCGACTTGCTTGATCCCTTTCGATTCCAGCCACTGGGTCACCGCCGGGTAGTTATAGAATTCCGGAATGAAATGAATCTTCGTTTTGCCGCCGGCCCACCGGGCCGAGAGTTCGGCGGCGACTTCTTTCATGCCGGTTTGGTTTCCACCGCTGTCGCCGATGAGAATGATATGCTCGAAGCCGTGGGCG
Coding sequences within:
- a CDS encoding orotate phosphoribosyltransferase, translating into MTTAEALQLFRETGALLEGHFVLRSGLHSRQYFQCALALQQMPIVEKFGRALADKTRALGAETVISPAMGGLVIGQEVARQLGVRFVFVEKEEGKLALRRGFKIAPAEKILVVEDVITKGGRVQETIDIVRAHKGSVLGVAMMVDRSDGPINLGVPLFSLIKMNVETFEADKLPPDLATIPASKPGSK
- a CDS encoding DUF4058 family protein; protein product: MRSPFPGMDPWLELSWRDVHASLIIYIRDHLQRQLPEPLVARAEENVSLDIEDEPSSHVQPDVEVSESWTSGGGLAASAPTVSVAEPLLLRVPEPEVDRRVEIIDPSSGGRVVTAIEVLSPSNKLPGRGRTAYQSKQRAFIAGGVNLVEIDLVREGDWAFSVDESLLPARKRTPYMVCVFRAHRPGERALYRLPLRERLPRIAIPLRPKDRDAVLDLQQVVDEAYERGRYDRTDYRRPLDPPLSPEDAAWSADLLRAAGRLE
- a CDS encoding cysteine--tRNA ligase → MGLKLFNTLSRSVENFAPRDPGGKKVDVYCCGPTVHNFAHIGNFRTFVFADLLRRYLEFSGFEVRHVMNITDVEDKIIKGVAASGAGLTDYTRRYETAFLEDFRALGCLLPHHTPRATEHIREIIALIENLLAKGLAYRASDGSIYFSIEKYRASGHRYGQLLNLNFDAMRVGERVSADEYDKESVADFALWKARVPEDGAVYWPSPWGEGRPGWHIECSAMSMKLLGTSFDLHLGGEDLIFPHHEDEIAQSEGAGLQAPGERFVKCWLHAAHLLVDGKKMSKTLGNFYTLRDLLAKGYTGREIRYLLLTAHYRAPFNFTLENLSGARTALGRLDECFTKLGEVAGSAQAEPDSRLLEEFTAALDDDLNVSAAWGNIFDWVRELNRTLDAGKMTPTHASSALGAWRRIDHIFGVGHKAEAEAPPEIMSLLEQRQAARKAKDFKQADAIREQLKSAGWVIEDTPKGPRLKRA
- a CDS encoding glycosyltransferase family 4 protein; the encoded protein is MFCGNCFRDNALVAALRKMGHSALLVPLYLPLTLDEEDQSAGTPIFFGGVNVYLEQKSALFRNAPHWLHGLLASRPLLQWAAGKTAKTRPEDLGELTISMLRGEEGHQARELDELLAWLKTQPASDVICLSNALLVGMARRLKRELGAPVTCLLQGEDSFLDALPAPHKKNAWATLAERAADVDLFIAPSRYFGELMGSRLALAAERVRVLHNGINLDGYAPAAAPPNPPVIGYFARMCREKGLDTLVEAFLLLKRRNRVKDLKLRVGGGCGPSDEKFVATLRSRLEAGGFLNDVEFHPNLDRAGKQAFLRSLSVFSVPALYGEAFGLYLVEAWASGVPVVQPDHAAFPELIEATGGGVHCAPGSAEALADSLEQLLTDPAKLRALGGAGRAAVMKRFSVESLAQDTIRVFQELRANRTEDRRESTVNYSTPR
- a CDS encoding acyl-CoA thioesterase, with the translated sequence MPYEFKATRRVEFSDTDMAGIMHYANFFRFMETAEHGFYRELGFSVVLGQHDPPLGFPRVHAECDFKKPLRFEDLVEIHLLVREKKSKSITYCFRFRNLSVTPPEEVARGLITIVCVAHRPDGAMAAAPIPPEIAGKIELAPAALLF